From Brassica oleracea var. oleracea cultivar TO1000 chromosome C3, BOL, whole genome shotgun sequence, a single genomic window includes:
- the LOC106331125 gene encoding glutathione S-transferase T3-like has translation MDPSNLRSQSSSYVRLFHSQQGSVFHENFPYESFHSSVNFGESQTFPAFSSQQSQDAPVETPVKTPAARVDAIVANEQRSGAFWKRVAAYYASSPHGREDGVREHGCCKKRWHRINEDVNKFCATYSAAERQMRSVETDTDVLKKAHDSFFSDQEHKFTLEHAWCVLRYEQKWLSLTTPTAGGVSKRKNVEINSQTSTNEGFVDVESRPEGVKAAKAKRNTGKGKSVAEIATVWEMKKDDLVRKERLSRLAILDTLLGKTQPFSEAEEVVKNKLIAELF, from the exons ATGGATCCAAGCAATCTTCGTAGCCAGTCCTCTAGCTACGTAAGACTGTTTCACAGTCAACAAGGTAGCGTTTTCCATGAAAACTTTCCTTACGAAAGTTTTCATTCTAGTGTTAACTTTGGAGAATCACAAACTTTTCCGGCTTTCAGTTCACAACAATCTCAAGACGCACCAGTAGAGACACCAGTAAAGACACCAGCAGCCCGTGTT GATGCTATTGTTGCAAATGAGCAGAGGTCGGGGGCCTTCTGGAAACGGGTTGCTGCTTATTATGCATCAAGTCCTCATGGAAGAGAGGATGGTGTGAGAGAGCACGGTTGTTGCAAGAAGAGGTGGCACAGAATCAATGAAGATGTTAACAAGTTTTGTGCCACATACTCGGCAGCAGAGCGACAAATGAGAAGTGTTGAGACTGACACTGACGTTCTGAAGAAGGCGCATGACAGTTTCTTCTCTGATCAAGAGCACAAGTTCACACTTGAACATGCTTGGTGTGTGTTGAGGTATGAACAGAAGTGGCTCAGCCTTACCACACCCACGGCAGGTGGCGTTTCGAAGAGGAAGAATGTGGAGATAAATTCCCAAACTTCTACCAACGAAGGCTTCGTTGATGTTGAGAGCAGGCCCGAAGGTGTCAAGGCTGCTAAGGCTAAAAGAAATACGGGTAAAGGGAAGTCCGTGGCTGAGATTGCGACCGTTTGGGAAATGAAGAAGGACGATTTGGTGAGGAAAGAGAGACTGTCGAGGCTAGCAATACTAGACACTCTCCTTGGCAAGACTCAACCATTTAGTGAGGCGGAAGAAGTTGTGAAGAATAAGCTCATAGCCGAGTTATTCTGA
- the LOC106329011 gene encoding uncharacterized vacuolar membrane protein YML018C, with amino-acid sequence MGWRYKAGLFLIGTVVVIWVTSAEVTQDIFTAYKQPFAVTYLGASLMIVYLPVAFLKDWLCRYLDRRRSSRANDASSVVDVGSPLRHKVIEMGLQGTITKKDSEEDVRPLIGRGKEETQRHGKEIIATKQIVLYGLYLAPIWFVTEYLSNAALARTSVASTTVLSSTSGLFTLFIGALLGQDTLNLSKVVAVFVSMAGVVMTTLGKTWAADDSQLNSSLNGQRSLVGDLFGLLSAVSYGLFTVLLKKFAGEEGEGVDVQKLFGYIGLFTLVALWWLVWPLTALGIEPKFTIPHSAKLDEVVLANGFVGSVLSDYFWALSVVWTTPLVATLGMSLTIPLAMVADMMIHGRHYSAIYILGSTQVFAGFVIANISDLFSKKLGL; translated from the exons ATGGGTTGGAGATACAAAGCTGGTCTCTTTTTGATTGGTACCGTTGTTGTCATATGGGTCACCTCTGCTGAAGTTACTCAG GATATATTTACAGCATATAAGCAGCCATTTGCAGTCACGTACCTTGGAGCTTCTCTTATGATTGTTTACCTTCCCGTTGCCTTCCTCAAAGACTGGCTTTGTCGGTACCTAGATCGAAGACGCTCTTCCAGAGCCAATGATGCGTCCTCTGTTGTTGATGTCGGTTCTCCTCTGAGGCATAAAGTTATTGAGATGGGACTTCAAGGGACTATCACTAAGAAAGACAGCGAGGAAGATGTGAGACCGTTGATTGGTAGAGGGAAAGAAGAAACACAGAGACATGGGAAAGAGATCATCGCTACAAAGCAGATTGTGTTGTATGGTCTTTACCTCGCGCCGATTTGGTTTGTCACAGAG TATCTGTCTAATGCTGCTCTTGCGCGTACAAGCGTGGCGAGCACTACTGTTTTGTCTTCAACCTCAGGACTGTTTACTCTTTTCATTGGTGCATTGTTGGGACAAGACACTCTGAACCTGTCGAAAGTAGTTGCTGTGTTTGTGAGCATGGCTGGTGTGGTCATGACAACCTTGGGGAAAACTTGGGCTGCTGATGACTCCCAACTAAACTCTTCACT CAACGGGCAACGGTCCCTTGTTGGAGATCTCTTTGGGCTTCTCTCTGCTGTCTCCTATGGACTATTTACAG TGCTTCTAAAGAAGTTTGCTGGTGAAGAAGGAGAAGGTGTTGATGTGCAAAAGCTGTTTGGATACATAGGGTTGTTTACACTTGTTGCTCTCTGGTGGCTTG TGTGGCCATTAACAGCATTAGGGATCGAACCAAAATTTACCATACCACACTCTGCCAAGCTTGATGAAGTTGTTTTGGCTAACGGGTTCGTTGGAAGTGTCCTCTCTGACTACTTTTG GGCACTTTCTGTGGTGTGGACGACTCCGCTAGTAGCGACACTGGGCATGTCTCTCACGATTCCACTGGCGATGGTTGCTGACATGATGATTCATGGTCGTCATTATTCTGCCATCTACATTCTTGGCTCTACTCAG GTGTTTGCTGGATTTGTAATAGCTAATATATCGGACTTGTTCTCCAAGAAGCTTGGTTTGTGA
- the LOC106331123 gene encoding uncharacterized protein LOC106331123 — MRWHAEHESPEGEMHHPSDGAAWKHFNKVYPDFTEESRNIYLGLETDGFNPVGMSGEAYSVWPVIVTPYNLPPGMCMKREYLFLSVLVPGPRHPKKSIDIYLQPLIEELQSLWSHGAETYDISRKKTFTMRAALMWTINDFPAYGMMSGWMTHGRLACPYCLDDTKSFWLKHGRKHSWFDCHRMFLPKEHPYRRNVQEFRTGKTISDDPPPWLTGEEIRYERINNIVGLKKTVECGGNGHEKPGSNIEGYGKDHNWVKKSIFWELPYWENLLLRHNVDFMHVEKNFFDNLINTVLNVPGKTKDNAKSRMDLPDLCRRQELHIKDDGKMPVPIFRLSKE; from the coding sequence ATGCGATGGCACGCAGAACATGAGTCGCCCGAAGGAGAAATGCATCACCCTTCTGATGGAGCAGCTTGGAAGCATTTTAACAAGGTATATCCTGATTTCACTGAAGAAAGTCGGAATATATATTTAGGCTTAGAAACAGATGGATTTAACCCAGTTGGTATGAGTGGTGAAGCATATTCGGTCTGGCCAGTAATTGTTACTCCGTATAACTTACCTCCTGGGATGTGTATGAAAAGAGAATATTTATTTTTATCCGTCCTAGTTCCCGGGCCAAGACATCCAAAGAAGAGCATTGATATATATCTACAGCCGCTAATTGAAGAATTGCAAAGTTTATGGAGTCACGGGGCAGAAACATACGATATCTCGAGAAAGAAAACATTCACGATGCGAGCCGCATTAATGTGGACAATTAATGACTTTCCTGCTTATGGCATGATGTCAGGTTGGATGACTCATGGTCGTTTAGCTTGTCCATATTGTCTCGATGATACAAAGTCATTTTGGTTGAAACACGGAAGGAAGCATAGCTGGTTTGATTGTCATCGAATGTTTCTACCTAAAGAGCATCCTTACAGGAGAAATGTTCAAGAGTTTCGAACGGGGAAGACAATAAGTGATGATCCTCCACCATGGTTGACGGGAGAAGAAATTCGCTATGAAAGAATCAACAACATTGTTGGGCTGAAGAAAACGGTTGAATGTGGAGGTAACGGACACGAGAAACCTGGAAGTAACATAGAAGGCTACGGAAAAGATCATAATTGGGTGAAGAAGAGTATCTTTTGGGAATTACCGTATTGGGAAAACCTTCTTCTTCGCCACAACGTTGACTTCATGCACGTTGAGAAGAATTTCTTTGATAATCTTATCAACACGGTGCTTAATGTTCCTGGGAAGACTAAAGATAATGCAAAGTCGAGGATGGATCTACCTGATTTGTGCAGAAGGCAAGAGTTACATATCAAAGATGATGGAAAGATGCCGGTCCCGATATTTCGGTTGTCAAAGGAATAA
- the LOC106332018 gene encoding uncharacterized protein LOC106332018, giving the protein MKKVTTATTKRAAKDQWVAAAMTDDQMVVELLIRLKHAGTTVSENPWTNLPPLQWGTRRRRSRPSRFGGGVLVTLKKDVDSARGSPKTPLSWSGGASASPSADGLEDISRQASCSTSTVFGSKAFPTNVITSSFSKRLKRKKLKSFSELKYEENLKLMERLDLQKEIASLRATLDEQNVRNQTLKRIKRDLNSGRVKNETPVNLIHNSQRESKCCRVEGNKTASFFLPDLNMAPSEDEILYGSS; this is encoded by the exons ATGAAGAAGGTTACAACGGCAACGACTAAGAGGGCGGCAAAGGATCAGTGGGTGGCGGCGGCGATGACCGACGACCAGATGGTTGTAGAGCTTCTCATACGGCTGAAGCATGCGGGGACGACGGTTTCAGAGAATCCTTGGACGAATCTGCCTCCGTTGCAGTGGGGAACTCGTCGACGGAGGTCACGACCTTCAAGATTTGGCGGCGGCGTTCTGGTTACGTTGAAGAAGGATGTAGATTCCGCAAGAGGCAGTCCGAAGACTCCTCTCTCATGGAGCGGCGGAGCCTCTGCATCTCCCTCCGCCGATGGATTGGAGGATATTAGTCGTCAAGCTAGCTGCTCCACGTCAACAGTATTCGGATCTAAG GCTTTTCCAACAAACGTAATCACAAGTTCCTTCTCCAAGAGACTGAAGAGAAAGAAG TTAAAGTCATTTTCGGAGCTTAAATACGAAGAGAATTTGAAGTTGATGGAAAGACTCGACCTTCAAAAG GAGATTGCGAGTCTCCGAGCAACGTTAGATGAACAAAACGTAAGGAACCAAACGTTGAAGAGAATTAAG CGTGACTTGAACTCAGGCCGTGTCAAGAACGAGACTCCGGTTAATTTGATTCATAATTCACAACGCGAATCAAAATGTTGCAGAGTAGAGGGCAACAAAACTGCTAGCTTCTTCCTCCCTGATTTGAACATGGCACCATCCGAGGATGAGATATTGTATGGAAGTAGCTAA
- the LOC106332948 gene encoding 60S ribosomal protein L39-1, with protein sequence MPSHKSFMIKKKLAKKMRQNRPIPHWIRLRTDNTIRYNAKRRHWRRTKLGF encoded by the exons ATG CCGTCGCACAAGTCGTTTATGATCAAGAAGAAACTTGCGAAGAAGATGAGACAGAACAGGCCTATTCCTCACTGGATTCGTCTCCGTACCGACAACACCATCAG GTACAATGCCAAGCGCAGGCACTGGCGTAGAACCAAGCTCGGCTTCTAG